In one Phycisphaerae bacterium genomic region, the following are encoded:
- a CDS encoding PEP-CTERM sorting domain-containing protein — protein sequence MRKLILAPLIVCLLAATTNATFSYHIDKDPTHILYGNLSQNSQAFINLVGAPMAAAACGPVAVTNSYRYLENKYPLVYGNNLTGGNLLQTAANLCALMGTTPGVGTFWDDLIWYKMQDIESKVQGETIYEAQRNPVWNWSVWDDPVAIEPDWVMPVLPKWQFIWGELKDCEDLEILLSWADGGHFLTVKSFHWDDVDEDGVIDFEEGATFDYINPCTGAPGVSGIWQNTYGSILETDYNAYGPTITMAVSESVPEPATVVLLGLGGLALLRRRKH from the coding sequence ATGAGAAAGTTAATTTTAGCTCCATTAATTGTATGTCTGTTGGCGGCAACTACCAATGCTACTTTTTCCTATCATATTGACAAAGACCCGACTCATATTCTTTACGGTAATCTGAGTCAGAACAGCCAGGCTTTTATTAATCTTGTTGGAGCACCTATGGCGGCTGCTGCCTGTGGTCCTGTAGCGGTGACAAACTCCTACAGGTATCTTGAAAATAAATACCCCTTGGTTTATGGGAACAACCTGACAGGTGGTAATCTGCTTCAGACTGCAGCTAATTTGTGCGCCTTAATGGGAACAACACCGGGTGTTGGCACGTTTTGGGACGACCTTATCTGGTACAAGATGCAGGATATCGAATCCAAGGTGCAGGGTGAAACTATCTATGAGGCACAGCGCAACCCTGTCTGGAACTGGAGTGTTTGGGACGACCCGGTTGCCATTGAGCCTGATTGGGTAATGCCGGTTTTGCCTAAGTGGCAATTCATATGGGGCGAGCTGAAAGATTGTGAGGACCTTGAGATCCTGCTGAGCTGGGCTGATGGAGGCCACTTCCTGACGGTCAAAAGTTTCCACTGGGACGATGTTGACGAGGATGGTGTGATAGATTTTGAGGAGGGCGCTACGTTCGACTACATCAACCCATGCACAGGTGCGCCGGGCGTATCTGGCATTTGGCAGAATACCTATGGTAGCATCCTCGAAACCGACTATAATGCGTATGGCCCGACCATTACGATGGCTGTATCGGAAAGTGTTCCTGAGCCGGCAACGGTCGTTTTGCTGGGTCTTGGCGGCCTGGCGCTGCTTCGCAGACGCAAACACTGA
- a CDS encoding ATP-binding protein: MLTKIIEKRLSLHKNLASQQQQNDVLQSQLTALQALANIGTVTCMVAHEINNLLTPLTNFAALALKNPDDKPLSEKALQKVVHNCERASKIMESMLAVANGQSQEKKNTALITLVEDIFGCLCRDFAKDGITVNIQIPQDLAVWVVPVQIQQVLMNLILNARDAMLSRGGVLTIKVWESSDAVEMEISDTGCGIEPANLKKIFQPFFTTKANEKSPSQHSGSGLGLFFVKRVVDDHGGCVSVESKPASGTTFKITLPKPQ; encoded by the coding sequence ATGTTGACAAAGATAATCGAAAAGCGTCTTTCTTTGCACAAAAACCTCGCAAGTCAGCAGCAGCAGAACGACGTCCTGCAATCCCAGCTCACTGCCCTTCAGGCCCTTGCCAACATCGGCACCGTTACCTGCATGGTCGCGCACGAAATCAATAATTTACTTACGCCTCTGACTAATTTCGCCGCCCTTGCCCTGAAAAATCCCGATGATAAGCCTTTGTCTGAAAAGGCCCTTCAAAAAGTCGTCCATAATTGTGAGCGCGCCTCCAAAATTATGGAGAGTATGCTCGCTGTGGCAAACGGCCAGTCGCAGGAGAAGAAGAACACGGCTCTGATTACTTTGGTCGAAGATATTTTTGGCTGTCTGTGCCGGGATTTTGCGAAAGACGGTATAACTGTAAATATCCAGATTCCGCAGGATTTAGCGGTTTGGGTTGTACCTGTTCAGATTCAGCAGGTTTTAATGAATTTGATTCTCAATGCCCGCGATGCAATGCTGTCTCGCGGCGGTGTTCTGACCATCAAAGTGTGGGAAAGCTCTGATGCCGTTGAAATGGAGATCTCCGATACCGGCTGTGGAATCGAGCCGGCCAACTTAAAAAAGATTTTCCAGCCGTTTTTCACCACGAAGGCGAATGAAAAATCGCCGTCACAGCACTCTGGCTCGGGACTCGGCCTTTTCTTCGTAAAAAGAGTGGTGGATGACCACGGAGGTTGCGTTTCGGTCGAATCCAAACCTGCGAGCGGGACAACGTTCAAAATCACTCTGCCTAAACCCCAATAA
- the hisI gene encoding phosphoribosyl-AMP cyclohydrolase: MAAKQNIQEGIDFIPKFDSNGLIKAIAQDAKTGQILMAASMNREALDLTIQTGLATYFSTSRQKLWKKGEESGHFQKVEQILVDCDQDCILLKVTVDAGQCHVGYQSCFYRALKKGGSNKLEFIAEKVYNPKETYKK; this comes from the coding sequence ATGGCTGCAAAACAGAATATCCAAGAAGGTATCGACTTTATTCCCAAATTTGACAGTAATGGTTTAATTAAGGCAATCGCACAGGATGCGAAAACCGGCCAGATCCTGATGGCCGCTTCTATGAATCGAGAGGCACTTGATTTGACAATTCAGACGGGGTTGGCCACATACTTCAGCACATCACGGCAAAAATTATGGAAAAAAGGCGAAGAAAGCGGACACTTCCAGAAAGTAGAGCAGATACTCGTCGATTGTGACCAGGATTGCATTCTCCTCAAAGTAACAGTCGATGCTGGCCAGTGCCACGTGGGTTATCAGTCCTGTTTCTACCGAGCATTGAAAAAAGGCGGCAGCAACAAACTCGAATTTATCGCAGAAAAAGTCTATAACCCAAAAGAAACCTATAAAAAATAA